A region from the Aliarcobacter thereius LMG 24486 genome encodes:
- the lysA gene encoding diaminopimelate decarboxylase, giving the protein MSIDFKKLADKYQTPFYVYDFNHITKQYEELKSSFRARKSLIAYAVKANSNLSVIKHLAELGAGADCVSIGEVKRALKVGIPTYKIIFSGVGKSDDEIKEALLLDILMINVESAAELNRVELISKELNKVARISIRVNPNIDPKTHPYISTGLHENKFGVDIDTAKRMYIQCKNSENLEPTGIHCHIGSQLTELEPIKESINIVANLVRNLKAIKIELSFMDIGGGLGIVYNDEKLINTYDYAQTILDSMFGLDLTVICEPGRFIVGNSGIFITKVLYEKINGNKRFIIVDGAMNDLIRPALYDAYHKIEVLNDNKDFSDCNIVGPVCESGDFFAKNIDLPSTQSGDLVAIYSAGAYGFTMASNYNTRARVAEIAIENGEDRLIRRRENFEDLIAHEIEFIK; this is encoded by the coding sequence ATGAGTATAGATTTCAAAAAACTAGCAGATAAATATCAAACTCCATTTTACGTATATGACTTTAATCATATAACAAAACAGTATGAAGAGTTAAAAAGCTCTTTTAGAGCAAGAAAGTCTTTAATAGCTTATGCTGTAAAGGCAAATTCAAATTTAAGTGTTATAAAACATCTAGCAGAACTTGGGGCTGGTGCTGATTGTGTAAGTATTGGTGAAGTAAAAAGAGCTTTAAAAGTTGGAATTCCTACATATAAAATCATTTTTTCAGGTGTTGGAAAAAGTGATGATGAGATTAAAGAAGCACTTTTACTTGATATTCTTATGATAAATGTTGAAAGTGCAGCTGAGCTAAACAGAGTTGAACTAATTTCAAAAGAGTTAAATAAAGTTGCAAGAATCTCTATAAGAGTAAATCCAAATATAGACCCAAAAACTCATCCATATATTTCAACTGGACTTCATGAAAATAAGTTTGGAGTAGATATTGATACAGCAAAAAGAATGTATATTCAATGTAAAAATAGTGAAAACTTGGAGCCAACTGGAATTCATTGTCATATTGGATCACAATTAACTGAACTTGAACCAATAAAAGAATCAATAAATATTGTTGCAAATTTAGTTAGAAATTTAAAAGCAATAAAAATAGAACTATCTTTTATGGATATTGGTGGAGGATTAGGAATTGTTTATAATGATGAGAAACTAATAAATACTTATGATTATGCACAAACTATTTTAGACTCTATGTTTGGACTTGATTTAACAGTTATTTGTGAACCTGGAAGATTTATTGTTGGAAATTCTGGAATATTTATTACAAAAGTTTTATATGAAAAAATAAATGGAAATAAAAGATTTATTATTGTTGATGGAGCAATGAATGATTTAATAAGACCAGCTTTATATGATGCTTATCATAAAATTGAAGTTTTAAATGACAATAAAGATTTTAGTGATTGTAATATTGTAGGACCAGTATGTGAAAGTGGTGATTTTTTTGCAAAAAATATAGATTTACCAAGTACACAAAGTGGTGATTTAGTTGCAATTTATAGTGCTGGAGCATATGGCTTTACAATGGCAAGTAACTATAATACAAGAGCTAGAGTTGCTGAAATTGCTATTGAAAATGGGGAAGATAGATTAATTAGAAGAAGAGAAAATTTTGAAGATTTAATTGCTCATGAAATTGAATTTATAAAATAA
- the pheA gene encoding chorismate mutase: MTSEKGLIDIRNQLDDIDNRLLNLLNERMELVHQVGVIKAQSGGAIYRPEREKSIIERLDNINKASKGLLTRSAIEALFLEIFAISRNLELPENIGYLGPKGSFTHQAAETRFGAMSSYISISSIKGIFKELEAKNIKFGVVPIENSSNGIVNDTINSFTHYNSKIVAEVILNIHHTLATTCDKIEDIKKIYSKDIAFDQCRRFLTNYGLDEIELIPVESTTKAAKLAVEEPNSAAICAHVAAKIYNLPILFENIEDKDNNKTRFFILSDFDNSPSGNDKTSLLAKFPDEQGILVKFLNDLNNAKINLTKIKSHIVEGDSIFFIDFDGHKDDKNIKEVLEKHSENVKILGSYVKEIKDI, translated from the coding sequence ATGACAAGCGAAAAAGGATTAATAGATATTAGAAATCAACTTGATGATATAGATAATCGATTACTTAATTTATTAAATGAAAGAATGGAACTTGTTCATCAAGTTGGAGTTATAAAAGCACAAAGTGGTGGTGCAATTTATAGACCAGAAAGAGAAAAATCTATTATTGAAAGACTTGATAATATTAATAAAGCAAGTAAAGGACTTCTTACAAGAAGTGCAATAGAAGCCCTATTTTTAGAGATTTTTGCAATTTCAAGAAACCTTGAACTACCTGAGAACATAGGCTATCTAGGTCCAAAAGGAAGTTTTACTCATCAAGCAGCTGAAACAAGATTTGGGGCTATGAGCTCTTATATTTCAATATCTTCAATAAAAGGAATTTTTAAAGAGCTTGAGGCAAAAAATATAAAATTTGGAGTTGTTCCAATTGAGAACTCTTCAAATGGTATTGTAAATGACACTATAAATAGTTTCACTCACTATAACTCAAAAATTGTTGCTGAAGTAATATTAAATATTCATCATACATTAGCAACAACTTGTGATAAGATAGAAGATATAAAGAAAATATATTCAAAAGATATCGCTTTTGATCAATGTAGAAGATTCTTAACAAACTATGGTCTTGATGAGATAGAACTAATTCCAGTAGAATCAACAACTAAAGCAGCAAAACTAGCTGTTGAAGAGCCAAATAGTGCAGCAATTTGTGCTCATGTAGCTGCAAAAATATATAATCTTCCTATATTATTTGAAAATATTGAAGATAAAGATAATAATAAAACAAGATTTTTTATCTTGAGTGATTTTGATAATTCTCCAAGTGGAAATGATAAAACTTCACTTCTTGCAAAATTCCCTGATGAGCAAGGTATATTGGTTAAATTTTTAAATGATTTGAATAATGCAAAGATAAACTTAACTAAGATAAAATCACACATTGTAGAAGGTGATTCTATTTTTTTCATAGACTTTGATGGTCATAAAGATGATAAAAATATAAAAGAAGTTTTAGAAAAACATAGTGAAAATGTGAAGATACTTGGCTCTTATGTAAAAGAGATAAAAGACATATAA
- the hisC gene encoding histidinol-phosphate transaminase encodes MKFNKVLKNVPLYEAGKPIELVTREYGISPKDVVKLASNENPYGTSPKVVKKIQDIAKDMFKYPDDSMYELKEALASKYEVESNNIVIGSGSDQILEFAIHAKCNKKSKVLMAKTTFAMYEIYAKQTGAEIIKTKSSQHNLKEFKKLYKKHNPDIIFLCIPNNPLGECLDKVEVYEFLESVDKNTLVIIDGAYMEYAAYKDINKKISPKDLIDTFPNTIYLGTFSKAYALGGMRVGYGVANPEIIQNLYKLRAPFNITTLSLAAAIEALKDEEFVNDCIDKNFKQMKRFEKYCNDNNFEYIPSYTNFITILFKNFISKQVAQKLLEKGMIIRDLTGYGLNAIRVTIGSTTQNTKFFKLLNEVLEELK; translated from the coding sequence ATGAAATTCAATAAAGTGTTAAAAAATGTGCCTCTATATGAAGCTGGAAAACCAATTGAATTGGTTACAAGAGAGTATGGTATATCTCCTAAAGATGTTGTAAAACTGGCATCAAATGAGAATCCTTATGGAACAAGTCCAAAAGTTGTTAAGAAAATTCAAGATATTGCAAAAGATATGTTTAAATATCCTGATGACTCTATGTATGAACTTAAAGAGGCTTTGGCATCTAAATATGAAGTAGAAAGTAATAATATTGTTATTGGCTCTGGAAGTGATCAAATTTTAGAGTTTGCAATACACGCAAAATGTAATAAAAAATCAAAAGTTCTAATGGCAAAAACAACATTTGCAATGTATGAAATATATGCAAAACAGACTGGTGCTGAAATAATTAAAACAAAATCTAGCCAACACAATTTAAAAGAGTTCAAAAAACTTTACAAAAAACACAATCCAGATATTATTTTCCTTTGTATCCCAAATAACCCTTTAGGTGAATGTTTAGATAAAGTAGAAGTTTATGAATTTTTAGAATCTGTTGATAAAAATACTCTTGTAATTATTGATGGTGCATATATGGAATATGCTGCTTATAAAGATATTAATAAAAAAATATCTCCAAAAGATTTAATTGATACTTTTCCAAATACAATCTATCTTGGAACTTTCTCAAAAGCATATGCTCTTGGAGGAATGAGAGTTGGTTATGGTGTTGCTAATCCAGAAATTATACAAAATTTATATAAATTAAGAGCTCCTTTTAATATTACGACTTTAAGTTTAGCAGCTGCTATTGAAGCATTAAAAGATGAAGAATTTGTAAATGATTGTATTGATAAAAACTTCAAACAAATGAAAAGATTTGAAAAATATTGTAATGATAATAATTTTGAATATATACCTTCATATACAAACTTTATTACAATTTTATTTAAGAATTTTATATCTAAACAAGTTGCTCAAAAACTTTTAGAAAAAGGAATGATAATAAGAGATTTAACTGGTTATGGTTTAAATGCAATTCGTGTAACTATTGGTTCAACTACTCAAAACACGAAATTCTTTAAACTATTAAATGAAGTTTTAGAAGAGTTAAAATAG
- the dxs gene encoding 1-deoxy-D-xylulose-5-phosphate synthase, translated as MQIKEKSTEELIQISNKIRERIIDVVSRKGGHFSSTLGAVELTLGMHKVFDVRKDPFIFDVSHQCYAHKLLTNRWEEFETVRQFDGMCGFTKPKESDADYFVAGHSSTSISIATGAAKAIKLKNEDRVPVVMIGDGSMSAGMVYEAMNELGDLKLPVVIILNDNEMSIAKPIGAISKYLSKILAGKFYQSFKARVDKFIRNNMPEGTTYLAKRVENSIKLITPGILFEELGIDYIGPIDGHDIEEIIDTLTIAKSMNKPVIVHARTTKGKGYKIAEGQHEEWHGVGPFNIEDGEFIKKSSDKSATAVYSDALLNLAEKYDNVVGVTAAMPSGTGLDKLLDKFPDRFWDVAIAEQHAVTSMAAMAKEGFKPFVTIYSTFLQRGFDQIVHDVCIMGLPVVFAMDRAGIVGNDGETHQGVFDISFLRFIPNMVLFAPRDNQTLNFALDFAYSLDKPCAIRYPRGAFKELDYKANPFVLGKSELLKDGKSNKLFIAYGAGVSKAIEVEKLHEEDIAILDLRFVKPLDKDMLIKLSEKYNSWYIFSDSQKQGGVASAILELLSEENILNISVNSFEYNDIFIEHGDTKLVEKSLELLADQLVKKVI; from the coding sequence ATGCAGATAAAAGAAAAATCAACTGAAGAATTAATTCAAATATCTAATAAAATTAGAGAAAGAATCATTGATGTAGTATCAAGAAAAGGTGGTCATTTTTCATCTACTTTAGGTGCTGTTGAATTAACTTTGGGTATGCATAAAGTTTTTGATGTAAGAAAAGACCCATTTATTTTTGATGTTTCTCATCAATGCTATGCACATAAACTCCTAACAAACAGATGGGAAGAGTTTGAAACTGTTAGACAATTTGACGGAATGTGTGGTTTTACAAAACCAAAAGAGAGCGATGCAGATTATTTCGTAGCTGGGCATAGCTCAACTTCTATTTCTATTGCAACTGGTGCTGCAAAAGCTATTAAGCTAAAAAATGAAGATAGAGTTCCAGTTGTTATGATTGGTGATGGTTCTATGAGTGCTGGAATGGTTTATGAAGCTATGAATGAACTTGGAGATTTGAAACTTCCAGTTGTGATTATTTTAAATGATAATGAAATGAGTATTGCAAAACCAATTGGAGCAATTTCAAAATATCTATCAAAAATATTAGCAGGGAAATTTTATCAAAGCTTTAAAGCAAGAGTTGATAAATTTATTAGAAATAATATGCCAGAAGGAACAACTTATCTTGCAAAAAGAGTTGAAAATTCAATTAAATTAATAACTCCTGGAATACTATTTGAAGAGTTAGGAATTGATTATATTGGTCCAATAGATGGTCATGATATTGAAGAAATTATTGATACATTAACTATTGCAAAATCAATGAATAAACCTGTTATTGTTCATGCAAGAACAACAAAAGGTAAAGGTTATAAAATAGCAGAAGGTCAACACGAAGAGTGGCATGGAGTTGGTCCATTTAATATTGAAGATGGTGAATTTATTAAAAAATCATCTGATAAAAGTGCAACAGCTGTATATTCAGATGCTCTTTTAAATCTTGCAGAAAAATATGATAATGTTGTTGGAGTAACCGCTGCAATGCCAAGTGGAACTGGTTTAGATAAGCTTTTAGATAAGTTTCCCGATAGATTTTGGGATGTTGCTATTGCTGAACAACATGCAGTTACATCTATGGCTGCAATGGCAAAAGAAGGATTCAAGCCTTTTGTTACAATATATTCAACATTCTTACAAAGAGGATTTGATCAAATAGTTCATGATGTTTGTATAATGGGCTTACCTGTTGTTTTTGCTATGGATAGAGCTGGAATTGTAGGAAATGATGGAGAAACACATCAAGGTGTTTTTGATATTAGTTTTCTAAGATTTATTCCAAATATGGTTTTATTTGCTCCAAGAGATAACCAAACTTTAAATTTTGCTTTAGATTTTGCTTACAGTTTAGATAAGCCATGTGCTATTAGATATCCAAGAGGAGCTTTTAAAGAGTTAGATTATAAAGCAAATCCTTTTGTTTTAGGAAAATCAGAACTTCTAAAAGATGGAAAATCAAATAAACTTTTTATTGCTTATGGAGCTGGTGTTAGTAAAGCCATAGAAGTTGAAAAACTACACGAAGAAGATATAGCAATTTTAGATTTAAGATTTGTAAAACCTTTAGACAAAGATATGTTAATAAAACTTTCAGAAAAATATAACTCTTGGTATATTTTCAGTGATTCACAAAAACAAGGTGGAGTTGCTAGTGCTATTTTAGAACTATTAAGCGAAGAAAATATACTAAATATTAGTGTAAATTCTTTTGAATATAATGATATCTTTATAGAACATGGGGATACTAAGCTTGTTGAGAAATCACTTGAATTATTAGCAGATCAGTTAGTAAAAAAAGTTATATAG
- a CDS encoding cytochrome-c peroxidase, which translates to MKFKISLAILCCTTFAFANEALIKKAKDSGLEAIPANKSELMKLIDTDPKDPITNAKVELGKKLYFDPRLSRSNLISCNTCHNLGLGGADGIPAAIGHGWTANPFHLNSPTVYNSVFFKAQFWDGRSPHLADQAAGPIQAGPEMAAPPALVEQRINSIPAYVEEFKNAYGKDTKVDFKIITETIATFEKTLVTPSRFDDFLNGDSKALSKAEQDGLNLFLSKGCTACHTGIALGGTMQPFQIANQYKFISVGDFKGDENGMVKTPTLRNITQTAPYFHNGQFWSLSDAIKEMGSVQLGIKISDAEASKIITFLKTLDGRMPDFKYPQLPASTEETAKPTFD; encoded by the coding sequence ATGAAATTTAAAATTTCTTTGGCAATACTTTGTTGTACTACTTTTGCATTTGCAAATGAAGCACTAATTAAAAAAGCAAAAGATTCAGGTCTTGAGGCTATACCTGCAAATAAATCAGAACTTATGAAATTAATTGATACAGATCCAAAAGATCCAATTACTAATGCAAAAGTAGAATTAGGGAAAAAATTATACTTTGATCCAAGACTTTCAAGAAGTAACCTTATTTCATGTAATACTTGTCATAATTTAGGACTTGGTGGAGCTGATGGAATTCCAGCTGCTATTGGTCACGGATGGACAGCAAATCCATTTCATTTAAACTCACCAACTGTTTATAACTCAGTATTCTTTAAAGCACAATTCTGGGATGGAAGAAGTCCACACCTTGCAGATCAAGCAGCTGGACCAATTCAAGCTGGACCTGAAATGGCAGCACCACCTGCACTTGTTGAGCAAAGAATAAACTCTATTCCAGCATATGTTGAAGAGTTCAAAAATGCTTATGGAAAAGATACAAAAGTAGATTTTAAAATAATCACTGAAACTATTGCAACTTTTGAGAAAACTTTAGTTACTCCATCAAGATTTGATGACTTTTTAAATGGTGATTCAAAAGCTCTTTCAAAAGCAGAACAAGATGGCTTAAATCTATTTTTATCAAAAGGTTGTACAGCTTGTCATACAGGAATTGCTCTTGGTGGAACAATGCAACCATTCCAAATTGCTAACCAATATAAATTTATCAGTGTAGGTGATTTTAAAGGTGATGAAAATGGTATGGTAAAAACTCCAACTTTAAGAAATATTACTCAAACAGCACCATATTTCCATAATGGGCAATTCTGGTCATTAAGTGATGCAATTAAAGAGATGGGTTCAGTACAATTAGGAATTAAAATCAGTGATGCTGAAGCTTCAAAAATTATAACATTTTTGAAAACTTTAGATGGAAGAATGCCTGATTTTAAATATCCACAACTTCCAGCTAGTACAGAAGAGACAGCAAAACCAACATTTGACTAA
- the maf gene encoding septum formation inhibitor Maf, with translation MIRLGSNSPTRAKILRSFNIDFIQNGGNFDEDSIRTTNPKEFCFMATKGKFEELYSKYGIEDMPLLVADSVVTCEGKLLRKAKDFDDAKSMIELQSGNKTSVISCMIFKSKELELIDISITSYDFMEFDKKDIENYIKSGECFGKAGAIMVEGFCKPYIKNVIGLESTAMGLSIEKLIPFL, from the coding sequence TTGATAAGACTTGGTTCAAATTCACCAACAAGAGCAAAAATTCTAAGAAGTTTTAATATAGATTTTATACAAAATGGTGGAAACTTTGATGAAGATAGTATAAGAACAACTAATCCAAAAGAGTTTTGTTTTATGGCTACAAAAGGAAAATTTGAAGAGTTATATAGTAAATATGGAATAGAAGATATGCCTTTGCTTGTAGCTGATAGTGTTGTTACTTGTGAAGGAAAACTTCTTAGAAAAGCAAAAGATTTTGATGATGCAAAATCTATGATAGAACTTCAAAGTGGAAATAAAACATCTGTAATATCTTGTATGATATTTAAAAGTAAAGAGCTAGAACTTATTGATATCTCAATTACAAGTTATGATTTTATGGAATTTGATAAAAAGGATATAGAAAATTATATAAAATCAGGTGAATGTTTTGGAAAAGCTGGAGCTATAATGGTTGAAGGTTTTTGTAAACCATATATAAAAAATGTTATTGGGCTTGAAAGTACAGCTATGGGACTTAGTATAGAAAAATTAATTCCTTTTTTGTAA
- a CDS encoding tellurium resistance protein TerC yields the protein MLFLSRLSGLLIFLSFIFTIYSYFIDNSFNIFAVSSIWIAAILLFPTLKSKKLIIILLLFSFIAFFYSYLNDFYIDFEKIFSINLYLLVLLISVSFLKLVAIPKEDKETLPNGKKAFIKTYLGIHLFGSVINISSLLLVADKMYKKATLSPLQIIVLTRSFASDAYWSPFFVAFAAALTYAPNLNTFSIISFGLILAIFSFVFTYLEVNTNRFNLDSFYGYPLSLENLFLPAILAFLVIITHFYFEDLKIILLISSFAFTLTLIILPMKKGLKTSFFILKDYIFDDLPKMKSEISLFLIAGLFGILAGTVLLGLNFSFPFEVFDYKIASIILFIFISLSFIGIHPIISISIFADFFIDANHTLLAMTFLMAWATTVSTSPISGLNLTMSSRYSCSAKEIFKLNFFYSIKMYFACIILLFLLSKFLGI from the coding sequence ATGCTATTTTTATCAAGACTTTCAGGACTTTTAATATTTCTTAGTTTTATTTTTACTATTTATTCATATTTTATAGATAATAGCTTTAATATATTTGCAGTTTCTTCTATTTGGATAGCTGCAATATTACTTTTCCCTACATTAAAATCAAAAAAACTAATAATAATCTTATTATTATTCTCTTTTATAGCTTTTTTTTATAGCTATTTAAATGACTTTTATATAGATTTTGAAAAGATTTTTAGTATAAATTTATATCTATTAGTTCTATTAATATCTGTTAGTTTCTTAAAACTTGTTGCAATCCCAAAAGAAGATAAAGAGACTCTTCCAAATGGTAAAAAAGCATTTATTAAAACATATTTAGGAATACATCTATTTGGTTCAGTTATAAATATATCTTCTTTACTTTTAGTTGCAGATAAAATGTATAAAAAAGCTACATTATCTCCTTTACAAATAATAGTTTTAACACGTTCTTTTGCAAGTGATGCATACTGGTCGCCTTTTTTTGTTGCTTTTGCAGCAGCTTTAACATATGCACCAAATTTAAATACTTTTTCTATAATATCTTTTGGTTTAATATTAGCAATATTTTCATTTGTATTTACATATCTTGAAGTCAATACAAATAGATTTAATTTGGATAGTTTTTATGGTTATCCTCTATCATTAGAAAATCTTTTTTTACCAGCTATTTTAGCTTTTCTTGTAATTATTACTCACTTTTATTTTGAAGATTTAAAAATAATTTTACTTATTTCATCATTTGCATTTACTCTTACTCTTATTATTTTACCTATGAAAAAAGGTTTAAAAACTAGTTTCTTTATATTAAAAGATTATATCTTTGATGATTTACCAAAAATGAAAAGTGAAATATCATTATTTTTGATTGCTGGACTTTTTGGTATTTTAGCAGGAACTGTTTTATTAGGATTAAATTTCTCTTTTCCTTTTGAAGTTTTTGATTATAAAATAGCTTCTATTATTCTTTTTATATTTATTTCTTTATCTTTTATAGGAATTCATCCTATTATATCTATATCTATTTTTGCAGACTTTTTTATAGATGCAAATCATACTTTATTAGCTATGACTTTTTTGATGGCTTGGGCAACAACTGTTTCAACATCACCAATTTCAGGATTAAATCTTACAATGAGTTCAAGATATTCTTGCAGTGCAAAAGAGATTTTTAAATTAAATTTCTTTTATAGTATTAAAATGTATTTTGCTTGTATTATTTTACTTTTCTTATTATCAAAGTTTTTAGGTATTTAG
- a CDS encoding MarC family protein, which yields MELFLSTYLKMFFIMTPFFVLSVFITVTSDATIEEKRKLATKVTISVIIMAFILLFFGKHIFSIFGITLDAFKIGAGALLFVTAIGLIYGNKDGQKLNDKNLQELAVVPLALPITIGPGTIGILLVFGIEFQSLQAKLTAGLALLFAILTIGTMLYLSSLIEKLIKKEGLLIISKITGLILAALSAQIMFTGIKGFFNL from the coding sequence ATGGAGCTTTTTTTATCTACTTATTTAAAGATGTTTTTTATTATGACTCCTTTTTTTGTCTTGAGTGTTTTTATAACAGTAACAAGTGATGCCACAATAGAAGAGAAAAGAAAATTAGCCACAAAAGTCACAATATCTGTAATAATTATGGCTTTTATTTTACTATTTTTTGGGAAACATATATTTTCTATATTTGGAATTACATTAGATGCTTTTAAAATTGGAGCAGGGGCACTACTTTTTGTAACAGCAATTGGTTTAATCTATGGAAATAAAGATGGACAAAAATTGAATGACAAAAACCTTCAAGAGTTAGCTGTTGTTCCTTTGGCTTTACCAATTACAATTGGTCCAGGAACAATAGGAATACTATTGGTTTTTGGAATAGAATTCCAAAGTCTTCAAGCAAAACTAACAGCAGGTTTAGCACTTTTATTTGCAATATTAACAATAGGAACTATGCTTTATTTATCATCATTAATTGAAAAGCTTATAAAAAAAGAGGGTTTATTGATAATTTCTAAAATAACAGGATTGATTTTGGCAGCTTTATCAGCACAAATTATGTTTACAGGTATTAAAGGTTTTTTTAACCTCTAA
- a CDS encoding GDSL-type esterase/lipase family protein — protein MRLLSVLLFFVIYSYSNEWKIQNDPYYKHKVSQFFMLKDFNTSKIMMLGDSITDEGEWSELWGELVQNRGISGDTTLGVLDRVHTISSNIEDVYIMIGVNDIMRGSNAKEVFKNYKKIVKYFLDKKIKVNIQSTLYIGESRKSNFNNEIELLNKSLKDFAKLKNIKFIDLNTILSENNILNSQYTKDDLHLNGEAYQLWINLLKDSRR, from the coding sequence ATGAGATTATTATCTGTTTTACTTTTTTTTGTAATTTACTCTTATTCTAATGAGTGGAAAATACAAAATGATCCATATTATAAACATAAAGTGAGCCAATTTTTCATGTTAAAAGATTTTAATACTTCAAAGATAATGATGTTAGGAGATTCAATAACTGATGAAGGAGAATGGAGCGAACTTTGGGGAGAGCTTGTTCAAAATAGGGGAATTAGTGGAGATACAACATTAGGTGTTTTAGATAGAGTTCATACAATTAGCTCAAATATAGAAGATGTTTATATAATGATTGGTGTAAATGATATTATGAGAGGATCAAATGCCAAAGAAGTATTTAAAAATTATAAAAAGATAGTTAAATATTTTTTAGATAAAAAAATAAAAGTAAATATTCAATCTACTTTATATATTGGTGAAAGTAGGAAATCTAATTTTAATAATGAAATAGAGTTATTAAATAAATCATTAAAAGATTTTGCAAAATTAAAAAATATAAAATTTATCGATTTAAATACTATATTGTCTGAAAATAATATTTTAAATTCACAATATACAAAAGATGATTTGCATTTAAATGGAGAAGCTTATCAATTATGGATAAATCTTTTAAAAGATAGTAGGAGATAA
- a CDS encoding anion permease: MSQKNIKLLIPVLIALVIWFIPAPEGLTQDSWRYLGIFIAVIIGLILEPIPAALIGFVGISFVAAVGLVGGSGESIKWALSGFSNTTIWLIFAAFMFAAGYKKTGLGKRISLLMVKYMGKSSLGLGYAVAFSDLALAPFMPSNTARSGGTIYPVAIHIPEIFGSYPDKEPRKLGAYISWVAIASTCVTSSMFLTALAPNVLAVGMVAQHDAHIIVPWMEWAKIMLPLMIPLFLLTPWLTYVVYPPTQKKSPEAPAWAAEELKKLGGVTFKEYLMLGLALVALILWIFGEDVGINSTTTAIAVVSVIILSGILTWDDLLSDKAAFNVFIWFATLVALADGLKKVGLIKYLESNISSVFTDINVTSAVIALIVIFYILHYFFASTTAHVSALVPVFITIAVTILPAEQVLPFTILLLGSLGVMGIITPYGCGPSPIWYGAGYISQAKWWSLGAIFGTIYLIPIIIGVFIFL; encoded by the coding sequence ATGTCGCAGAAAAATATTAAGCTACTAATACCCGTATTAATAGCCTTAGTAATTTGGTTTATTCCAGCACCTGAAGGTTTAACTCAGGACTCTTGGAGATACTTAGGAATTTTTATAGCAGTAATTATAGGACTTATACTTGAGCCTATTCCAGCAGCACTTATTGGTTTTGTAGGAATATCTTTTGTAGCTGCTGTAGGTTTAGTTGGAGGTTCTGGAGAGAGTATCAAATGGGCTCTATCAGGTTTTTCTAATACTACAATTTGGCTAATCTTTGCAGCATTTATGTTTGCAGCTGGTTATAAAAAAACTGGTTTAGGTAAAAGAATTTCTTTACTTATGGTTAAATATATGGGAAAAAGTTCTTTAGGTTTAGGTTATGCTGTTGCATTTTCTGATTTAGCTTTAGCTCCATTTATGCCATCAAATACTGCAAGAAGTGGTGGAACTATCTATCCTGTTGCAATTCATATTCCTGAAATATTTGGTTCATATCCAGATAAAGAGCCAAGAAAACTTGGTGCTTATATATCTTGGGTTGCTATTGCTTCTACTTGTGTAACAAGTTCAATGTTCCTAACAGCTCTTGCACCAAATGTTTTGGCAGTAGGAATGGTTGCTCAACACGATGCACATATTATTGTTCCTTGGATGGAGTGGGCAAAAATAATGCTACCACTTATGATTCCTCTATTTTTATTAACTCCATGGCTTACTTATGTAGTTTATCCACCAACTCAAAAGAAATCTCCTGAAGCTCCAGCTTGGGCAGCAGAAGAACTTAAAAAATTAGGTGGTGTTACATTTAAAGAGTATTTAATGCTAGGTCTTGCTTTAGTTGCACTTATTCTTTGGATATTTGGAGAAGATGTTGGAATAAACTCTACAACTACTGCTATTGCTGTTGTTTCTGTAATTATTTTATCAGGTATTTTAACTTGGGATGATTTACTTTCAGATAAAGCTGCATTTAACGTATTTATTTGGTTTGCTACTTTAGTTGCTTTAGCAGATGGTTTAAAGAAAGTTGGTTTAATCAAATATCTTGAATCAAATATCTCAAGTGTATTTACAGATATAAATGTAACAAGTGCTGTGATTGCATTAATAGTTATTTTCTATATCTTACACTATTTCTTTGCTAGTACAACAGCTCATGTTAGTGCTTTAGTTCCTGTGTTTATTACTATTGCTGTTACAATTTTACCAGCTGAACAAGTTCTTCCATTTACAATTTTATTACTTGGAAGTTTAGGTGTTATGGGAATAATTACTCCTTATGGTTGTGGACCTTCTCCTATTTGGTATGGAGCTGGTTATATTTCACAAGCAAAATGGTGGTCACTAGGTGCTATATTTGGTACTATTTATTTAATACCAATCATTATTGGAGTATTTATATTCCTTTAA